The following proteins are co-located in the bacterium genome:
- a CDS encoding aspartate-semialdehyde dehydrogenase, translating to MIDKKGPAVAIVGATGVVGSEMLRILEERQIPVGELCLFASKESAGELYAFHGEEIEVEELAEDSFSGVNYALFALDSKLAEKYVPLALEAGVTVIDNSSVYRLDEKIPLIVPEVNGELLSAEHQLIANPNCTTAQLAPVLAVMHRAGILKRVVVSTYQAVSGAGKEALDELWEQTRAVFTQTAIPNEAFQYQIAFNCIPQIDVMLESGYTREEEKVIEETRKILGIPDLPITVTAVRVPVFHSHGESVNVELQEPVSRDELIALFEAEDALEVFPHHEDFPLQIDAATRDPIFVGRIRKDESVHSGFDLWIVADNLRKGAALNAVQILEKVLSLKEESSA from the coding sequence ATGATAGACAAAAAAGGCCCAGCAGTTGCCATCGTAGGGGCAACGGGTGTTGTTGGCAGTGAGATGCTTAGGATTCTCGAAGAGAGGCAGATTCCAGTCGGAGAGCTCTGCCTTTTTGCCTCTAAGGAGTCAGCTGGAGAACTCTATGCCTTTCATGGAGAAGAAATCGAGGTGGAGGAGCTTGCAGAAGACTCCTTCTCAGGCGTTAATTATGCGCTTTTTGCACTCGACTCAAAGCTTGCTGAAAAATATGTTCCTCTGGCGCTCGAGGCAGGAGTTACGGTAATTGATAATTCGAGTGTCTACCGCCTAGACGAGAAGATTCCCCTCATTGTTCCTGAAGTAAATGGCGAGTTGCTCTCAGCTGAGCATCAACTCATCGCGAATCCGAACTGCACCACAGCTCAGCTTGCTCCCGTACTTGCAGTAATGCATCGTGCTGGAATATTGAAACGGGTAGTTGTATCAACCTATCAAGCGGTTTCTGGAGCAGGGAAAGAGGCGCTTGATGAACTTTGGGAGCAAACAAGAGCAGTTTTTACTCAGACCGCTATTCCTAATGAAGCCTTTCAATATCAAATTGCATTCAACTGTATTCCTCAAATTGATGTGATGCTAGAGAGTGGATACACGAGAGAGGAAGAGAAGGTTATTGAGGAAACACGAAAGATTTTGGGAATTCCCGACCTTCCTATAACGGTGACGGCAGTGCGAGTTCCTGTTTTTCATAGTCATGGTGAGAGTGTCAATGTTGAGCTGCAAGAACCGGTTTCCCGTGATGAGTTAATCGCGCTGTTTGAAGCCGAGGATGCGCTTGAGGTATTTCCCCATCATGAGGATTTTCCGTTACAGATTGATGCGGCTACGCGTGACCCCATTTTTGTGGGAAGGATTCGAAAGGATGAGTCAGTCCACTCTGGCTTCGACCTTTGGATAGTTGCTGACAATCTACGAAAGGGGGCCGCCTTAAACGCGGTGCAGATTTTAGAAAAAGTGTTATCGCTTAAAGAAGAGAGTTCGGCGTAA
- the truA gene encoding tRNA pseudouridine(38-40) synthase TruA, whose protein sequence is MRKIRLVIEYDGKKFSGWQIQPEVRTVQGELHQALQTVLRSEAVSRPIASGRTDAGVSARRQVVCFEAPVEEEMLRKIQVGVSSILKSEVSVLSASFVSDEFHPIHDVMRKQYSYAVWNHPSPPALQFGYVMHVIEPLDIDIMRHESECLIGTHDFSSFRGHGCGARSPVRCIEEITIERRGELVLFEFQGKGFLKQMVRNLVGTLIEYGRRSGKLQSCREVLESCDRRCAGPTAEPWGLSLDWVEYPEGKL, encoded by the coding sequence ATGAGAAAAATTCGACTCGTTATTGAGTATGATGGGAAGAAGTTTTCTGGTTGGCAGATTCAGCCTGAGGTACGAACAGTACAAGGCGAGCTCCATCAGGCGCTTCAAACGGTCCTGCGGTCAGAAGCAGTCTCCCGTCCAATCGCTTCCGGCAGAACTGACGCTGGAGTCTCAGCAAGACGACAAGTGGTGTGTTTCGAAGCTCCTGTTGAAGAGGAAATGCTTCGTAAGATTCAGGTTGGAGTAAGTAGTATCCTGAAATCGGAAGTGTCGGTGTTATCAGCGTCATTTGTCAGTGATGAATTCCATCCCATACATGATGTGATGAGAAAGCAATACTCGTATGCCGTATGGAATCATCCGAGTCCCCCAGCATTGCAATTTGGGTACGTCATGCATGTTATTGAACCACTCGATATAGATATCATGAGGCACGAATCAGAATGTCTAATCGGTACGCACGATTTTTCGAGTTTTCGCGGACATGGTTGTGGAGCGAGGTCCCCAGTGCGGTGTATTGAAGAGATTACTATTGAGCGGCGCGGAGAGTTGGTGCTCTTCGAATTCCAGGGCAAGGGGTTTTTGAAACAGATGGTTCGAAATCTTGTCGGGACACTTATTGAGTATGGAAGGCGCTCTGGAAAGCTCCAGTCATGTCGGGAGGTGTTGGAGTCATGTGATCGCCGGTGTGCCGGGCCTACGGCTGAACCGTGGGGCCTCAGTCTTGATTGGGTTGAATACCCCGAGGGAAAACTCTAG